From the genome of Carassius gibelio isolate Cgi1373 ecotype wild population from Czech Republic chromosome A16, carGib1.2-hapl.c, whole genome shotgun sequence, one region includes:
- the LOC128030393 gene encoding sodium bicarbonate cotransporter 3 isoform X12: MEQDSTEQMKPLLTTGNDEEAVVDQGKTSSTIHTNFEKEELESHRAVYVGVHVPFGRQSRRRHRHRGHKHHRKRKDRGCDREDGRESPVYDTPSQRVQFILGTEDDDEEHIPHDLFTELDELSFRDGQAYEWKETARWLKFEEDVEDGGERWSKPYVATLSLHSLFELRSYILNGTVMLDMRANTIEDITDMVLDNMVASEQLDESLREKVREAVLKRHHHQNEKKLSNRIPLVRSFADIGKKHSDPHLLERNGLLASPQSAPGNLENSKPSESRMNGGGGSRENSTVDFSRVDMNFMKKIPPGAEASNVLVGEVDFLERPIIAFIRLSPAVLLTGLTEVPVSTRFLFLLLGPSGKGGQYHEIGRSIATLMTDEIFHDVAYKAKDRNDLLSGIDEFLDQVTVLPPGEWDPTIRIEPPKSVPSQEKRKMPSMPNGSSPLSEIIKEEEHHTGPELQRTGRIFGGLVLDVKRKAPFYWSDVRDALSLQCLASILFLYCACMSPVITFGGLLGEATKNNISAIESLFGASLTGVAFSLFSGQPLTILGSTGPVLVFEKILFKFCSDYGLSYLPLRTSIGLWTAFLCIVLVATDASSLVCYITRFTEEAFAALICLIFIYEALEKLFQLGEMFPFNMHDNLDNLTFNTCQCSPPSNITEKMVQAWNQSDFNPETINWSELDVPDCKKLHGEFVGPACGHNGPYIPDVLFWSVILFFTTFFLSSFLKQFKTKRYFPTKVRSSISDFAVFLTILIMVLVDYLVGVPSPKLHVPDTFEPTSKSRGWLISPLGDNPTWTLFAAAIPALLCTILIFMDQQITAVIINRKEHKLKKGCGYHLDLLVVAVMLGVCSVMGLPWFVAATVLSISHVNSLKVESECSAPGEQPKFLGILEQRVTGLMIFVLMGLSVFMTSILKFIPMPVLYGVFLYMGVSSLKGIQFFDRIKLFGMPAKHQPDLIYLRYVPLWKVHIFTIVQLTCLVLLWVIKASAAAVVFPMMVLALVFVRKLLDFCFLKRELSWLDDLMPESKKKKEDDKKKKAKEEAQCLMEAEGAMEGPYDNGDHLEIPVKSLKVSTDPSMVNISDEMPKTAVWKAVAMSSDSAKVLKPSAREEKMVCIKINVEDEQGDKCVDTETSL; this comes from the exons GGCAATGATGAGGAAGCTGTTGTTGATCAGGGGAAAACCAGCTCTACCATCCACACGAACTTTGAAAAAGAGGAACTTGAAA GTCACAGGGCAGTTTACGTGGGCGTTCATGTTCCTTTTGGAAGACAAAGCAGGCGTAGACATCGCCACCGTGGTCACAAGCACCATCGGAAAAGGAAGGACAGAGGGTGCGACCGAGAGGATGGGAGAGAATCCCCAGTGTATG ACACTCCCTCACAGAGGGTCCAGTTTATCCTCGGcactgaggatgatgatgaggagcaTATTCCTCATGATCTCTTCACTGAGCTCGATGAGCTGTCCTTCCGGGATGGACAGGCTTACGAGTGGAAGGAGACGGCCAG GTGGTTGAAGTTTGAGGAGGACGTCGAGGATGGAGGAGAGCGCTGGAGTAAGCCCTACGTCGCTACACTTTCCCTGCACAGCCTGTTTGAGTTACGGAGTTACATTCTCAATGGCACAGTCATGCTGGACATGAGAGCAAACACTATTGAGGATATTACCG ACATGGTATTAGACAACATGGTGGCTTCTGAGCAGCTAGACGAGAGTTTGAGGGAGAAGGTTCGGGAAGCCGTGCTGAAGAGACACCACCACCAGAATGAGAAGAAACTCAGCAATCGCATCCCGCTCGTGCGCTCCTTCGCCGACATAGGCAAGAAACATTCAGACCCACACTTGCTTGAGAGGAATG GCCTTCTTGCATCCCCCCAGTCGGCCCCGGGGAACCTGGAGAACAGTAAACCCAGTGAAAGCCGTATGAACGGTGGCGGTGGCAGCAGGGAGAACAGCACTGTGGACTTTAGCAGG GTGGACATGAATTTCATGAAGAAAATTCCTCCAGGCGCTGAGGCTTCAAATGTTTTGGTGGGGGAGGTTGATTTCCTTGAGCGTCCAATCATTGCTTTTATCCGTCTCTCACCTGCTGTTCTTCTCACCGGACTGACTGAAGTGCCCGTTTCAACAAG atttCTGTTCTTGTTGTTGGGACCTTCCGGTAAAGGGGGCCAATACCATGAGATTGGCAGGTCAATAGCTACTTTAATGACAGATGAG ATCTTTCATGATGTAGCATACAAAGCCAAAGACAGAAATGACCTTCTGTCTGGCATAGATGAGTTCTTGGACCAGGTGACAGTGCTGCCTCCAGGAGAATGGGACCCAACGATACGAATCGAGCCGCCAAAGAGTGTCCCATCTCAG gagaagaggaagatgCCTTCCATGCCTAATGGCTCTTCTCCACTATCAGAGATTATCAAAGAAGAGGAACACCACACTGGTCCTGAACTCCAGAGGACAGGACG GATATTTGGGGGTCTGGTGTTAGATGTTAAGAGGAAAGCTCCGTTTTACTGGAGCGATGTGCGAGATGCTCTCAGCCTGCAGTGTCTGGCCTCCATCCTTTTCCTCTATTGTGCCTGCATGTCCCCTGTCATCACCTTCGGAGGCCTTCTGGGGGAAGCCACCAAAAACAACATA aGTGCCATCGAGTCTCTGTTTGGAGCTTCACTGACTGGTGTGGCCTTCTCCTTGTTTTCTGGTCAGCCTCTCACTATCCTGGGCAGCACTGGGCCAGTTCTAGTCTTTGAGAAGATTCTGTTTAAGTTCTGCAG TGACTACGGTCTGTCCTACCTCCCTCTGCGCACTAGCATTGGCCTGTGGACGGCCTTCTTGTGCATTGTGTTGGTTGCCACAGACGCCAGCTCTCTAGTGTGCTATATAACAAGATTCACAGAGGAAGCCTTCGCTGCTCTCATCTGCCTCATTTTCATTTATGAGGCCTTGGAGAAACTCTTCCAGCTGGgggagatgttccctttcaacaTGCACGACAATTTGGACAACCTCACGTTTAACAC atgtcAGTGTTCACCTCCATCCAATATCACAGAGAAGATGGTTCAGGCTTGGAATCAGTCAGATTTTAATCCTGAGACCATAAACTGGAGTGAGCTCGATGTGCCA gATTGCAAGAAACTCCATGGCGAGTTTGTGGGTCCTGCTTGCGGGCATAATGGCCCGTACATCCCTGACGTATTGTTCTGGTCTGTCATTCTGTTCTTCACCACTTTCTTCCTGTCATCCTTCCTCAAGCAGTTCAAGACCAAGCGCTATTTCCCCACTAAG GTCCGCTCTTCAATCAGTGACTTTGCAGTTTTTCTAACCATCTTGATTATGGTCTTGGTTGATTACCTGGTGGGCGTCCCCTCTCCTAAACTACACGTCCCAGATACCTTTGAG CCCACCTCTAAGAGCCGGGGCTGGCTGATCTCTCCTCTGGGCGATAACCCCACATGGACGTTGTTTGCAGCAGCCATTCCTGCCCTTCTGTGCACCATCCTCATCTTCATGGATCAGCAGATCACCGCTGTCATCATCAACCGTAAGGAACACAAGCTCAAG AAAGGCTGTGGGTATCATCTTGACCTGCTAGTGGTGGCCGTGATGCTCGGTGTGTGTTCTGTGATGGGCTTGCCCTGGTTTGTCGCTGCCACCGTCCTCTCCATCTCTCATGTCAACAGTTTAAAGGTGGAGTCTGAGTGCTCGGCCCCGGGAGAACAGCCCAAATTTTTGGGTATTCTTGAGCAGAGAGTCACTGGGCTCATGATCTTCGTGCTTATGGGTCTGTCTGTCTTCATGACATCTATTCTAAAG TTTATCCCAATGCCCGTGTTGTATGGAGTGTTCCTCTACATGGGTGTGTCCTCACTCAAAGGCATACAG TTCTTTGACCGTATTAAGCTGTTTGGGATGCCTGCAAAGCACCAGCCTGACTTGATCTACCTGAGATATGTGCCGCTGTGGAAGGTTCACATATTCACAATAGTTCAGCTCACCTGCCTGGTACTGCTGTGGGTCATCAAAGCTTCTGCTGCCGCGGTGGTCTTCCCTATGATG GTTCTTGCTCTGGTATTTGTGAGGAAGCTTCTGGATTTCTGCTTTTTGAAGAGGGAGCTTAGCTGGTTGGATGACCTAATGCCAGAAAGCAAGAAGAAAAAGGAAGACGACAAAAAGAAAAAGGCTAAGGAG GAAGCACAGTGCTTGATGGAGGCTGAAGGAGCAATGGAGGGCCCCTATGATAATGGTGATCACCTGGAAATCCCAGTGAAGAGCCTTAAAGTCAG CACTGACCCCTCTATGGTTAACATATCTGATGAGATGCCCAAAACTGCTGTGTGGAAAGCTGTTGCCATGAGCTCTGACAGTGCCAAAGTATTGAAACCTAGTGCCAG agAAGAGAAGATGGTTTGTATTAAGATCAATGTAGAAGACGAGCAAGGGGATAAATGTGTGGATACAGAGACATCTTTATGA
- the LOC128030393 gene encoding sodium bicarbonate cotransporter 3 isoform X13 — MEQDSTEQMKPLLTTGNDEEAVVDQGKTSSTIHTNFEKEELESHRAVYVGVHVPFGRQSRRRHRHRGHKHHRKRKDRGCDREDGRESPVYDTPSQRVQFILGTEDDDEEHIPHDLFTELDELSFRDGQAYEWKETARWLKFEEDVEDGGERWSKPYVATLSLHSLFELRSYILNGTVMLDMRANTIEDITDMVLDNMVASEQLDESLREKVREAVLKRHHHQNEKKLSNRIPLVRSFADIGKKHSDPHLLERNGLLASPQSAPGNLENSKPSESRMNGGGGSRENSTVDFSRVDMNFMKKIPPGAEASNVLVGEVDFLERPIIAFIRLSPAVLLTGLTEVPVSTRFLFLLLGPSGKGGQYHEIGRSIATLMTDEIFHDVAYKAKDRNDLLSGIDEFLDQVTVLPPGEWDPTIRIEPPKSVPSQEKRKMPSMPNGSSPLSEIIKEEEHHTGPELQRTGRIFGGLVLDVKRKAPFYWSDVRDALSLQCLASILFLYCACMSPVITFGGLLGEATKNNISAIESLFGASLTGVAFSLFSGQPLTILGSTGPVLVFEKILFKFCSDYGLSYLPLRTSIGLWTAFLCIVLVATDASSLVCYITRFTEEAFAALICLIFIYEALEKLFQLGEMFPFNMHDNLDNLTFNTCQCSPPSNITEKMVQAWNQSDFNPETINWSELDVPDCKKLHGEFVGPACGHNGPYIPDVLFWSVILFFTTFFLSSFLKQFKTKRYFPTKVRSSISDFAVFLTILIMVLVDYLVGVPSPKLHVPDTFEPTSKSRGWLISPLGDNPTWTLFAAAIPALLCTILIFMDQQITAVIINRKEHKLKKGCGYHLDLLVVAVMLGVCSVMGLPWFVAATVLSISHVNSLKVESECSAPGEQPKFLGILEQRVTGLMIFVLMGLSVFMTSILKFIPMPVLYGVFLYMGVSSLKGIQFFDRIKLFGMPAKHQPDLIYLRYVPLWKVHIFTIVQLTCLVLLWVIKASAAAVVFPMMVLALVFVRKLLDFCFLKRELSWLDDLMPESKKKKEDDKKKKAKEEAQCLMEAEGAMEGPYDNGDHLEIPVKSLKVREEKMVCIKINVEDEQGDKCVDTETSL; from the exons GGCAATGATGAGGAAGCTGTTGTTGATCAGGGGAAAACCAGCTCTACCATCCACACGAACTTTGAAAAAGAGGAACTTGAAA GTCACAGGGCAGTTTACGTGGGCGTTCATGTTCCTTTTGGAAGACAAAGCAGGCGTAGACATCGCCACCGTGGTCACAAGCACCATCGGAAAAGGAAGGACAGAGGGTGCGACCGAGAGGATGGGAGAGAATCCCCAGTGTATG ACACTCCCTCACAGAGGGTCCAGTTTATCCTCGGcactgaggatgatgatgaggagcaTATTCCTCATGATCTCTTCACTGAGCTCGATGAGCTGTCCTTCCGGGATGGACAGGCTTACGAGTGGAAGGAGACGGCCAG GTGGTTGAAGTTTGAGGAGGACGTCGAGGATGGAGGAGAGCGCTGGAGTAAGCCCTACGTCGCTACACTTTCCCTGCACAGCCTGTTTGAGTTACGGAGTTACATTCTCAATGGCACAGTCATGCTGGACATGAGAGCAAACACTATTGAGGATATTACCG ACATGGTATTAGACAACATGGTGGCTTCTGAGCAGCTAGACGAGAGTTTGAGGGAGAAGGTTCGGGAAGCCGTGCTGAAGAGACACCACCACCAGAATGAGAAGAAACTCAGCAATCGCATCCCGCTCGTGCGCTCCTTCGCCGACATAGGCAAGAAACATTCAGACCCACACTTGCTTGAGAGGAATG GCCTTCTTGCATCCCCCCAGTCGGCCCCGGGGAACCTGGAGAACAGTAAACCCAGTGAAAGCCGTATGAACGGTGGCGGTGGCAGCAGGGAGAACAGCACTGTGGACTTTAGCAGG GTGGACATGAATTTCATGAAGAAAATTCCTCCAGGCGCTGAGGCTTCAAATGTTTTGGTGGGGGAGGTTGATTTCCTTGAGCGTCCAATCATTGCTTTTATCCGTCTCTCACCTGCTGTTCTTCTCACCGGACTGACTGAAGTGCCCGTTTCAACAAG atttCTGTTCTTGTTGTTGGGACCTTCCGGTAAAGGGGGCCAATACCATGAGATTGGCAGGTCAATAGCTACTTTAATGACAGATGAG ATCTTTCATGATGTAGCATACAAAGCCAAAGACAGAAATGACCTTCTGTCTGGCATAGATGAGTTCTTGGACCAGGTGACAGTGCTGCCTCCAGGAGAATGGGACCCAACGATACGAATCGAGCCGCCAAAGAGTGTCCCATCTCAG gagaagaggaagatgCCTTCCATGCCTAATGGCTCTTCTCCACTATCAGAGATTATCAAAGAAGAGGAACACCACACTGGTCCTGAACTCCAGAGGACAGGACG GATATTTGGGGGTCTGGTGTTAGATGTTAAGAGGAAAGCTCCGTTTTACTGGAGCGATGTGCGAGATGCTCTCAGCCTGCAGTGTCTGGCCTCCATCCTTTTCCTCTATTGTGCCTGCATGTCCCCTGTCATCACCTTCGGAGGCCTTCTGGGGGAAGCCACCAAAAACAACATA aGTGCCATCGAGTCTCTGTTTGGAGCTTCACTGACTGGTGTGGCCTTCTCCTTGTTTTCTGGTCAGCCTCTCACTATCCTGGGCAGCACTGGGCCAGTTCTAGTCTTTGAGAAGATTCTGTTTAAGTTCTGCAG TGACTACGGTCTGTCCTACCTCCCTCTGCGCACTAGCATTGGCCTGTGGACGGCCTTCTTGTGCATTGTGTTGGTTGCCACAGACGCCAGCTCTCTAGTGTGCTATATAACAAGATTCACAGAGGAAGCCTTCGCTGCTCTCATCTGCCTCATTTTCATTTATGAGGCCTTGGAGAAACTCTTCCAGCTGGgggagatgttccctttcaacaTGCACGACAATTTGGACAACCTCACGTTTAACAC atgtcAGTGTTCACCTCCATCCAATATCACAGAGAAGATGGTTCAGGCTTGGAATCAGTCAGATTTTAATCCTGAGACCATAAACTGGAGTGAGCTCGATGTGCCA gATTGCAAGAAACTCCATGGCGAGTTTGTGGGTCCTGCTTGCGGGCATAATGGCCCGTACATCCCTGACGTATTGTTCTGGTCTGTCATTCTGTTCTTCACCACTTTCTTCCTGTCATCCTTCCTCAAGCAGTTCAAGACCAAGCGCTATTTCCCCACTAAG GTCCGCTCTTCAATCAGTGACTTTGCAGTTTTTCTAACCATCTTGATTATGGTCTTGGTTGATTACCTGGTGGGCGTCCCCTCTCCTAAACTACACGTCCCAGATACCTTTGAG CCCACCTCTAAGAGCCGGGGCTGGCTGATCTCTCCTCTGGGCGATAACCCCACATGGACGTTGTTTGCAGCAGCCATTCCTGCCCTTCTGTGCACCATCCTCATCTTCATGGATCAGCAGATCACCGCTGTCATCATCAACCGTAAGGAACACAAGCTCAAG AAAGGCTGTGGGTATCATCTTGACCTGCTAGTGGTGGCCGTGATGCTCGGTGTGTGTTCTGTGATGGGCTTGCCCTGGTTTGTCGCTGCCACCGTCCTCTCCATCTCTCATGTCAACAGTTTAAAGGTGGAGTCTGAGTGCTCGGCCCCGGGAGAACAGCCCAAATTTTTGGGTATTCTTGAGCAGAGAGTCACTGGGCTCATGATCTTCGTGCTTATGGGTCTGTCTGTCTTCATGACATCTATTCTAAAG TTTATCCCAATGCCCGTGTTGTATGGAGTGTTCCTCTACATGGGTGTGTCCTCACTCAAAGGCATACAG TTCTTTGACCGTATTAAGCTGTTTGGGATGCCTGCAAAGCACCAGCCTGACTTGATCTACCTGAGATATGTGCCGCTGTGGAAGGTTCACATATTCACAATAGTTCAGCTCACCTGCCTGGTACTGCTGTGGGTCATCAAAGCTTCTGCTGCCGCGGTGGTCTTCCCTATGATG GTTCTTGCTCTGGTATTTGTGAGGAAGCTTCTGGATTTCTGCTTTTTGAAGAGGGAGCTTAGCTGGTTGGATGACCTAATGCCAGAAAGCAAGAAGAAAAAGGAAGACGACAAAAAGAAAAAGGCTAAGGAG GAAGCACAGTGCTTGATGGAGGCTGAAGGAGCAATGGAGGGCCCCTATGATAATGGTGATCACCTGGAAATCCCAGTGAAGAGCCTTAAAGTCAG agAAGAGAAGATGGTTTGTATTAAGATCAATGTAGAAGACGAGCAAGGGGATAAATGTGTGGATACAGAGACATCTTTATGA
- the LOC128030393 gene encoding sodium bicarbonate cotransporter 3 isoform X14 — translation MGLGNDEEAVVDQGKTSSTIHTNFEKEELESHRAVYVGVHVPFGRQSRRRHRHRGHKHHRKRKDRGCDREDGRESPVYDTPSQRVQFILGTEDDDEEHIPHDLFTELDELSFRDGQAYEWKETARWLKFEEDVEDGGERWSKPYVATLSLHSLFELRSYILNGTVMLDMRANTIEDITDMVLDNMVASEQLDESLREKVREAVLKRHHHQNEKKLSNRIPLVRSFADIGKKHSDPHLLERNGLLASPQSAPGNLENSKPSESRMNGGGGSRENSTVDFSRVDMNFMKKIPPGAEASNVLVGEVDFLERPIIAFIRLSPAVLLTGLTEVPVSTRFLFLLLGPSGKGGQYHEIGRSIATLMTDEIFHDVAYKAKDRNDLLSGIDEFLDQVTVLPPGEWDPTIRIEPPKSVPSQEKRKMPSMPNGSSPLSEIIKEEEHHTGPELQRTGRIFGGLVLDVKRKAPFYWSDVRDALSLQCLASILFLYCACMSPVITFGGLLGEATKNNISAIESLFGASLTGVAFSLFSGQPLTILGSTGPVLVFEKILFKFCSDYGLSYLPLRTSIGLWTAFLCIVLVATDASSLVCYITRFTEEAFAALICLIFIYEALEKLFQLGEMFPFNMHDNLDNLTFNTCQCSPPSNITEKMVQAWNQSDFNPETINWSELDVPDCKKLHGEFVGPACGHNGPYIPDVLFWSVILFFTTFFLSSFLKQFKTKRYFPTKVRSSISDFAVFLTILIMVLVDYLVGVPSPKLHVPDTFEPTSKSRGWLISPLGDNPTWTLFAAAIPALLCTILIFMDQQITAVIINRKEHKLKKGCGYHLDLLVVAVMLGVCSVMGLPWFVAATVLSISHVNSLKVESECSAPGEQPKFLGILEQRVTGLMIFVLMGLSVFMTSILKFIPMPVLYGVFLYMGVSSLKGIQFFDRIKLFGMPAKHQPDLIYLRYVPLWKVHIFTIVQLTCLVLLWVIKASAAAVVFPMMVLALVFVRKLLDFCFLKRELSWLDDLMPESKKKKEDDKKKKAKEEAQCLMEAEGAMEGPYDNGDHLEIPVKSLKVREEKMVCIKINVEDEQGDKCVDTETSL, via the exons GGCAATGATGAGGAAGCTGTTGTTGATCAGGGGAAAACCAGCTCTACCATCCACACGAACTTTGAAAAAGAGGAACTTGAAA GTCACAGGGCAGTTTACGTGGGCGTTCATGTTCCTTTTGGAAGACAAAGCAGGCGTAGACATCGCCACCGTGGTCACAAGCACCATCGGAAAAGGAAGGACAGAGGGTGCGACCGAGAGGATGGGAGAGAATCCCCAGTGTATG ACACTCCCTCACAGAGGGTCCAGTTTATCCTCGGcactgaggatgatgatgaggagcaTATTCCTCATGATCTCTTCACTGAGCTCGATGAGCTGTCCTTCCGGGATGGACAGGCTTACGAGTGGAAGGAGACGGCCAG GTGGTTGAAGTTTGAGGAGGACGTCGAGGATGGAGGAGAGCGCTGGAGTAAGCCCTACGTCGCTACACTTTCCCTGCACAGCCTGTTTGAGTTACGGAGTTACATTCTCAATGGCACAGTCATGCTGGACATGAGAGCAAACACTATTGAGGATATTACCG ACATGGTATTAGACAACATGGTGGCTTCTGAGCAGCTAGACGAGAGTTTGAGGGAGAAGGTTCGGGAAGCCGTGCTGAAGAGACACCACCACCAGAATGAGAAGAAACTCAGCAATCGCATCCCGCTCGTGCGCTCCTTCGCCGACATAGGCAAGAAACATTCAGACCCACACTTGCTTGAGAGGAATG GCCTTCTTGCATCCCCCCAGTCGGCCCCGGGGAACCTGGAGAACAGTAAACCCAGTGAAAGCCGTATGAACGGTGGCGGTGGCAGCAGGGAGAACAGCACTGTGGACTTTAGCAGG GTGGACATGAATTTCATGAAGAAAATTCCTCCAGGCGCTGAGGCTTCAAATGTTTTGGTGGGGGAGGTTGATTTCCTTGAGCGTCCAATCATTGCTTTTATCCGTCTCTCACCTGCTGTTCTTCTCACCGGACTGACTGAAGTGCCCGTTTCAACAAG atttCTGTTCTTGTTGTTGGGACCTTCCGGTAAAGGGGGCCAATACCATGAGATTGGCAGGTCAATAGCTACTTTAATGACAGATGAG ATCTTTCATGATGTAGCATACAAAGCCAAAGACAGAAATGACCTTCTGTCTGGCATAGATGAGTTCTTGGACCAGGTGACAGTGCTGCCTCCAGGAGAATGGGACCCAACGATACGAATCGAGCCGCCAAAGAGTGTCCCATCTCAG gagaagaggaagatgCCTTCCATGCCTAATGGCTCTTCTCCACTATCAGAGATTATCAAAGAAGAGGAACACCACACTGGTCCTGAACTCCAGAGGACAGGACG GATATTTGGGGGTCTGGTGTTAGATGTTAAGAGGAAAGCTCCGTTTTACTGGAGCGATGTGCGAGATGCTCTCAGCCTGCAGTGTCTGGCCTCCATCCTTTTCCTCTATTGTGCCTGCATGTCCCCTGTCATCACCTTCGGAGGCCTTCTGGGGGAAGCCACCAAAAACAACATA aGTGCCATCGAGTCTCTGTTTGGAGCTTCACTGACTGGTGTGGCCTTCTCCTTGTTTTCTGGTCAGCCTCTCACTATCCTGGGCAGCACTGGGCCAGTTCTAGTCTTTGAGAAGATTCTGTTTAAGTTCTGCAG TGACTACGGTCTGTCCTACCTCCCTCTGCGCACTAGCATTGGCCTGTGGACGGCCTTCTTGTGCATTGTGTTGGTTGCCACAGACGCCAGCTCTCTAGTGTGCTATATAACAAGATTCACAGAGGAAGCCTTCGCTGCTCTCATCTGCCTCATTTTCATTTATGAGGCCTTGGAGAAACTCTTCCAGCTGGgggagatgttccctttcaacaTGCACGACAATTTGGACAACCTCACGTTTAACAC atgtcAGTGTTCACCTCCATCCAATATCACAGAGAAGATGGTTCAGGCTTGGAATCAGTCAGATTTTAATCCTGAGACCATAAACTGGAGTGAGCTCGATGTGCCA gATTGCAAGAAACTCCATGGCGAGTTTGTGGGTCCTGCTTGCGGGCATAATGGCCCGTACATCCCTGACGTATTGTTCTGGTCTGTCATTCTGTTCTTCACCACTTTCTTCCTGTCATCCTTCCTCAAGCAGTTCAAGACCAAGCGCTATTTCCCCACTAAG GTCCGCTCTTCAATCAGTGACTTTGCAGTTTTTCTAACCATCTTGATTATGGTCTTGGTTGATTACCTGGTGGGCGTCCCCTCTCCTAAACTACACGTCCCAGATACCTTTGAG CCCACCTCTAAGAGCCGGGGCTGGCTGATCTCTCCTCTGGGCGATAACCCCACATGGACGTTGTTTGCAGCAGCCATTCCTGCCCTTCTGTGCACCATCCTCATCTTCATGGATCAGCAGATCACCGCTGTCATCATCAACCGTAAGGAACACAAGCTCAAG AAAGGCTGTGGGTATCATCTTGACCTGCTAGTGGTGGCCGTGATGCTCGGTGTGTGTTCTGTGATGGGCTTGCCCTGGTTTGTCGCTGCCACCGTCCTCTCCATCTCTCATGTCAACAGTTTAAAGGTGGAGTCTGAGTGCTCGGCCCCGGGAGAACAGCCCAAATTTTTGGGTATTCTTGAGCAGAGAGTCACTGGGCTCATGATCTTCGTGCTTATGGGTCTGTCTGTCTTCATGACATCTATTCTAAAG TTTATCCCAATGCCCGTGTTGTATGGAGTGTTCCTCTACATGGGTGTGTCCTCACTCAAAGGCATACAG TTCTTTGACCGTATTAAGCTGTTTGGGATGCCTGCAAAGCACCAGCCTGACTTGATCTACCTGAGATATGTGCCGCTGTGGAAGGTTCACATATTCACAATAGTTCAGCTCACCTGCCTGGTACTGCTGTGGGTCATCAAAGCTTCTGCTGCCGCGGTGGTCTTCCCTATGATG GTTCTTGCTCTGGTATTTGTGAGGAAGCTTCTGGATTTCTGCTTTTTGAAGAGGGAGCTTAGCTGGTTGGATGACCTAATGCCAGAAAGCAAGAAGAAAAAGGAAGACGACAAAAAGAAAAAGGCTAAGGAG GAAGCACAGTGCTTGATGGAGGCTGAAGGAGCAATGGAGGGCCCCTATGATAATGGTGATCACCTGGAAATCCCAGTGAAGAGCCTTAAAGTCAG agAAGAGAAGATGGTTTGTATTAAGATCAATGTAGAAGACGAGCAAGGGGATAAATGTGTGGATACAGAGACATCTTTATGA